A stretch of Cytophagales bacterium DNA encodes these proteins:
- a CDS encoding glycosyltransferase family protein, with the protein MKYLFIVQGEGRGHMTQAISLGQILRNAGHEIVEVVMGKSKQRELPSFFVEKMNAKITRLDSPNFVTDKQHKSVKPMKTAIYTLLNSPKYEKSLKKIHEIVQRTQPDIIVNFYDFLGGLYNFRYRPRAKFICLAHQYLITHPEFDFPPGRKLERATLKLANKVTTLSADKILALSFQPFEDQPRKKTFVVPPLLRSEVKALTPTPGKSLLIYMVNPGYGAEVESFHKDYPEIALDCFWDKKDEPEELVVDETLTFHQLNDQKFIEKMAQSNGYITTAGFESVCEAMYLGKPTMMIPVQGHYEQACNAVDGEKAGAGIQNNAFNIKKLVDYIPSYQDVSVKFRPWADRNTELFLKHLT; encoded by the coding sequence ATGAAATACCTGTTCATCGTTCAGGGCGAGGGCCGAGGACACATGACACAAGCCATCTCACTAGGCCAGATCTTACGAAATGCCGGGCATGAGATCGTAGAAGTGGTCATGGGTAAAAGCAAACAACGGGAGCTTCCTTCTTTTTTCGTGGAAAAGATGAACGCCAAAATTACGCGGCTCGATAGCCCGAATTTTGTAACCGACAAGCAGCACAAGTCCGTCAAGCCGATGAAAACGGCCATTTATACATTGCTCAACTCTCCCAAGTATGAAAAGAGCTTAAAGAAAATTCATGAGATCGTACAACGGACTCAACCGGATATTATCGTCAATTTTTATGACTTTTTGGGAGGACTGTACAATTTCCGATATCGACCCAGGGCAAAGTTCATCTGCCTGGCACATCAATACTTGATCACACATCCGGAATTTGACTTCCCTCCCGGCAGAAAGCTGGAACGCGCCACACTGAAACTGGCCAATAAAGTTACCACACTGAGTGCCGACAAAATTCTGGCCTTGTCCTTTCAGCCATTTGAAGACCAGCCAAGAAAGAAGACATTTGTTGTCCCGCCCCTTCTCCGTTCAGAAGTAAAAGCACTTACACCTACTCCAGGCAAATCACTCTTGATCTACATGGTGAATCCAGGCTATGGTGCTGAAGTGGAGTCTTTTCACAAGGATTATCCCGAAATTGCATTGGATTGTTTCTGGGACAAGAAGGATGAGCCCGAGGAGCTGGTCGTAGACGAAACACTGACTTTTCATCAATTGAACGATCAGAAGTTCATAGAGAAAATGGCGCAATCTAACGGGTACATTACCACGGCAGGTTTTGAATCCGTCTGCGAAGCGATGTATCTAGGAAAACCTACCATGATGATCCCAGTACAGGGACATTACGAGCAAGCCTGCAATGCCGTGGATGGAGAAAAAGCCGGAGCAGGTATACAAAATAATGCTTTTAACATTAAAAAACTCGTTGATTACATTCCGAGTTATCAGGATGTTTCAGTGAAGTTTCGCCCCTGGGCAGATCGAAATACGGAATTGTTTCTGAAGCACCTCACCTGA
- a CDS encoding Lrp/AsnC family transcriptional regulator → MKLNALNIKLDNTDRKILEILQSNAKITNAQLSKDIGLSPAPTLERVKKLENSGIIKSYHAKLDTNLIGLGVSTFVQVSLKGHNSKNIATFIERINDIPEVIECHHITGSGDFILKVISSDIASYQKLMLEKVSEIEVVDSMQSMVILSTFKDSKVMPVPE, encoded by the coding sequence ATGAAACTAAACGCTCTAAACATCAAATTGGACAATACGGATCGAAAAATTCTGGAGATTCTTCAGTCCAATGCGAAAATCACCAATGCCCAATTATCAAAAGATATTGGTCTTTCACCAGCCCCTACTTTGGAACGGGTCAAGAAACTTGAAAACTCAGGGATCATCAAAAGCTACCATGCCAAGCTGGATACCAATCTCATTGGATTAGGAGTAAGCACCTTCGTTCAAGTGTCTTTAAAAGGGCATAACAGCAAAAACATTGCTACCTTCATCGAACGCATCAATGATATTCCTGAGGTGATCGAGTGCCATCATATTACAGGTTCCGGTGACTTTATCCTTAAAGTGATTTCTAGTGATATTGCTTCTTATCAGAAGTTGATGTTGGAGAAAGTAAGTGAGATTGAAGTAGTAGACAGCATGCAGTCCATGGTGATCTTGTCTACTTTCAAGGATAGCAAAGTAATGCCTGTTCCTGAATAG